The following proteins come from a genomic window of Musa acuminata AAA Group cultivar baxijiao chromosome BXJ1-7, Cavendish_Baxijiao_AAA, whole genome shotgun sequence:
- the LOC135586436 gene encoding glucan endo-1,3-beta-glucosidase 13-like, translating to MRSGEWILVYGFLMLDCYMVVALGVILQQKAESTIPIPTFSPPEGNTTFVEGTTWCVARPGVSQFDLQNALDWACGLGAADCSLVQPGAACYDPDTLLGHASYAFNSYYQQNGNSDIACYFGGTAIITNRDPSYGSCKYLSSGPISASSLCQRISTLKILGILVLLCLNTSL from the exons ATGAGGAGTGGAGAATGGATCCTCGTTTATGGGTTTTTGATGTTGGACTGCTACATGG TTGTTGCACTGGGGGTAATACTCCAGCAGAAGGCTGAATCCACCATCCCAATTCCGACATTCTCTCCTCCCGAAGGTAACACAACGTTCGTCGAGGGCACTACATGGTGTGTTGCCCGCCCGGGGGTTTCTCAGTTTGACCTCCAGAATGCGCTTGATTGGGCATGTGGACTTGGTGCTGCTGACTGCTCACTTGTGCAGCCTGGTGCCGCCTGCTACGACCCAGACACACTTCTCGGTCATGCCTCCTATGCATTCAACAGTTATTACCAGCAGAACGGAAACTCCGATATCGCATGCTACTTTGGTGGAACTGCAATCATCACCAACAGAGATCCAA GTTACGGTTCCTGCAAGTATCTCAGTTCAGG GCCAATTTCTGCTTCATCTCTGTGCCAGAGGATCTCCACCTTGAAGATTTTGGGAATCTTAGtccttttatgtttaaacactagTTTATGA
- the LOC135678460 gene encoding cationic amino acid transporter 1-like: MGVGNEGGATTAVKRRGCSCTKDDFFPEESFKSWANYGRALRETGKRLRDRVTARSLEQSELHEVRLRSGHDMKKNLTWWDLIWFGIGAVIGSGIFVLTGQEAREDVGPAVVLSYVVSGISAMLSVFCYTEFAVEIPVAGGSFAYLRVELGDFMAFIAAGNILLEYVIGGAAVARSWTSYFSTLLNHEANDFRIHATALADGYNRLDPIAVVVICIICLVAALSTKGTSRFNYLASIVHVAVILFIIIAGLTKAKVSNYDQFFHFGARGIFKASAVLFFAYVGFDAVSTMAEETKNPAKDIPIGLVGSMTITTFAYCILAVTLCLMQPYGQIDVDAPFSVAFKAVGMNWATYIVAFGALKGMTTVLLVSAVGQARYLTHIARTHMVPPWLAHVNSRTGTPINATVVMLVATAIIAFFTDLGILANLLSISTLFIFMLVAVALIVRRYYVSGETSEANRSKLVVFLLLILGSSIATASYWAASEKGWVGYLVTVPVWFLSTAGLWWFVPQARAPRLWGVPLVPWLPSASIAINIFLLGSIDGRSYMRFGIWTGLLLIYYFFFGLHASYDTAKAAEVAAPVKTLEEGSPANNGQ, translated from the exons ATGGGAGTCGGGAACGAGGGCGGGGCTACGACGGCGGTGAAGCGCAGAGGCTGCTCCTGCACCAAAGATGACTTCTTCCCGGAGGAGTCGTTCAAGAGCTGGGCCAACTACGGCCGGGCGCTCCGGGAGACGGGGAAGCGGCTGCGGGACCGTGTCACTGCGCGGTCGCTGGAGCAGTCGGAGCTGCACGAGGTGCGGCTGCGGAGTGGCCACGACATGAAGAAGAATCTCACGTGGTGGGACCTCATCTGGTTCGGCATCGGCGCCGTCATCGGCTCCGGGATCTTCGTGCTGACGGGCCAGGAGGCGAGGGAAGACGTCGGGCCCGCCGTCGTCCTCTCCTATGTTGTCTCCGGCATCTCCGCCATGCTCTCTGTCTTCTGCTACACCGAGTTCGCCGTCGAGATCCCCGTCGCAG GTGGCTCCTTCGCCTACCTCCGGGTGGAGCTCGGCGACTTCATGGCGTTCATCGCGGCCGGCAACATCCTGCTTGAGTACGTGATCGGTGGCGCGGCCGTGGCCCGTTCCTGGACCTCCTACTTTTCCACCCTGCTCAACCACGAGGCCAACGACTTCCGCATCCACGCCACCGCCCTGGCCGACGGCTACAACCGCCTCGACCCCATCGCCGTCGTCGTCATCTGCATCATCTGCCTTGTCGCGGCGCTCAGCACCAAGGGCACCTCGCGCTTCAACTACTTGGCCTCCATCGTCCACGTCGCCGTCATCCTCTTCATCATCATCGCTGGCCTTACCAAGGCCAAGGTCTCCAACTACGACCAATTCTTCCACTTCGGCGCCCGCGGCATCTTCAAGGCCTCCGCCGTCCTCTTCTTCGCCTACGTCGGCTTCGACGCCGTGTCGACCATGGCCGAGGAGACCAAGAACCCGGCCAAGGACATCCCCATCGGCCTCGTCGGCTCCATGACCATCACCACGTTTGCCTACTGCATCCTCGCGGTCACCCTCTGCCTCATGCAGCCGTACGGCCAGATCGACGTCGACGCACCCTTCTCCGTCGCTTTCAAGGCCGTGGGCATGAACTGGGCCACGTACATCGTCGCCTTCGGAGCTCTCAAGGGCATGACCACCGTGCTCCTCGTCTCCGCCGTCGGCCAGGCCCGGTACCTGACGCACATCGCCCGCACCCACATGGTGCCGCCTTGGCTCGCCCACGTGAACAGCAGGACCGGCACGCCCATCAACGCCACCGTCGTCATGCTCGTTGCCACCGCCATCATCGCCTTCTTCACCGACCTCGGCATCCTGGCCaacctcctctccatctccacgcTCTTCATCTTCATGCTGGTCGCCGTCGCCCTCATCGTCCGCCGCTACTACGTGAGCGGCGAGACCTCGGAGGCCAACCGATCCAAGCTGGTCGTTTTCCTCCTGCTCATCCTGGGGTCCTCGATCGCGACGGCGTCCTACTGGGCCGCGAGCGAGAAGGGATGGGTGGGCTACCTGGTGACCGTCCCGGTGTGGTTCCTGTCGACGGCCGGCTTGTGGTGGTTCGTGCCGCAGGCGAGGGCTCCAAGGCTGTGGGGGGTTCCGCTGGTGCCGTGGCTACCGTCGGCCTCGATCGCCATTAACATATTCTTGCTCGGGTCGATCGACGGCAGGTCATACATGCGGTTCGGCATCTGGACGGGCCTACTGCTAATCTACTACTTCTTCTTCGGCCTCCATGCATCCTACGACACGGCCAAGGCCGCCGAAGTTGCCGCGCCTGTGAAGACACTGGAGGAAGGGAGTCCAGCGAACAATGGACAGTGA
- the LOC135678462 gene encoding probable receptor-like protein kinase At1g30570: MRFCGLLLVLLASLCAASAQTAAKPILIDCGCNSTITVNGRQWIGDSFPGENFTLSSSGITASATAAVSGEPVYGALYRTARIFNTSSSYNFTVLPGNYCIRFHFFPFSFDGFNVNDSSFDVTANDLKLVSKFNVPGEIYWKNTRSKSNVTSLVKEYLLSVSLNQLKIEFVPESGSFAFISAVEVIPILDRLFAETANRVGSNGLKVPLSLSDRGMETMYRLNVGGPEISSGEDHDLWRKWDSDERFMFSVNAAYSISNTSNVSYASINDSSIAAPILVYETARTMTDNQVVEKRFNVSWRFDVDPNFDYLIRLHFCELVYDKPNQRIFRVYINNKTAAENYDVFKQAGGKNKAYHEDYVDAISQKVDTLWLQLGPDSLTSASGTDALLSGVEIFKLSRSANLAHAPERINTVQGGLLDQKPKNKILWTAIGAGAGMTITVLLLFAAFVRYRTRRKKPPPAKRSPVWRPLSLHGTMGSTTNAWASKSPSNKIGSTASNRIERRFTIAEIRAATRNFDDTLVIGTGGFGKVYKGEMDEGMTVAIKRANPQSEQGLKEFETEIEMLSKLRHRHLVSMIGYCDEQNEMILVYEYMANGTLRSHLFGSDLPPLTWKQRLHACIGAARGLHYLHTGAEGGIIHRDVKTTNILLDENFVAKMADFGLSKDGPAFDHTHVSTAVKGSFGYLDPEYFRRQQLTQKSDVYSFGVVLFEVLCARPVINPSLPREQINLAEWALHWQRQKSLERIMDPRLEGNYSSESLKKFADIAEKCLADEGKNRPTMGEVLWHLENVLQLQEAHVQKGDLNSSTTSQARYAADVSFSLPRIVEGEEEACTEPESIDGVGYQESQR; the protein is encoded by the coding sequence ATGAGGTTCTGTGGCCTGCTCCTCGTATTACTAGCATCCCTCTGTGCAGCATCTGCGCAAACTGCGGCGAAACCCATTCTGATCGACTGTGGTTGTAATTCTACCATCACTGTGAACGGTAGACAGTGGATTGGGGATTCCTTTCCTGGCGAAAATTTCACGTTAAGCTCTTCTGGAATCACTGCTTCGGCTACCGCGGCGGTCAGCGGAGAACCAGTCTATGGAGCTCTGTACAGGACTGCTCGGATCTTTAACACCTCATCGAGCTACAACTTCACGGTGCTCCCAGGGAACTACTGCATCAGGTTccacttcttccccttctctttcgATGGTTTCAATGTCAATGACTCCTCGTTCGATGTGACGGCCAACGACCTAAAGCTGGTTTCCAAGTTCAACGTCCCTGGAGAGATTTACTGGAAGAACACGAGGAGCAAGTCGAACGTCACTTCTCTGGTGAAAGAGTACTTGCTTAGTGTTAGTCTGAACCAGCTCAAGATTGAGTTCGTCCCCGAATCTGGGTCGTTTGCGTTCATCAGTGCTGTCGAGGTTATCCCGATCCTTGACAGGTTGTTCGCTGAGACTGCGAATAGAGTGGGCAGCAATGGCTTAAAGGTCCCTTTGAGTCTGAGCGATCGCGGGATGGAGACCATGTACAGGTTGAATGTGGGAGGCCCTGAGATCAGTTCCGGCGAAGACCATGATCTGTGGAGGAAGTGGGATTCCGACGAAAGATTCATGTTCTCTGTCAATGCTGCATACAGCATCAGCAACACTTCGAACGTGAGCTACGCGTCGATCAACGACTCCTCCATCGCTGCTCCCATACTGGTCTACGAGACGGCGAGAACGATGACGGACAACCAAGTCGTGGAGAAGAGATTCAACGTGTCGTGGAGGTTCGACGTGGATCCCAACTTCGATTACCTGATCAGACTGCACTTCTGTGAGCTCGTCTATGACAAGCCAAACCAGAGAATCTTCAGAGTCTACATAAACAACAAGACCGCGGCTGAGAACTACGATGTCTTCAAGCAAGCAGGGGGGAAGAACAAAGCCTACCACGAGGACTACGTCGATGCCATCTCACAGAAGGTGGACACACTCTGGCTTCAGCTGGGACCGGACTCGCTCACGAGTGCTTCGGGTACTGATGCTCTCCTCAGTGGCGTGGAGATCTTCAAGCTCAGCCGGAGTGCGAATCTAGCTCATGCTCCTGAGAGAATCAACACCGTCCAGGGAGGCTTGCTGGATCAAAAGCCGAAGAACAAGATTCTGTGGACGGCCATCGGTGCCGGTGCCGGTATGACGATTACCGTATTGCTGTTGTTTGCTGCCTTCGTGCGTTACCGCACTCGCAGGAAGAAGCCACCTCCGGCAAAGAGGAGTCCCGTTTGGCGCCCGCTCTCCCTCCACGGGACCATGGGAAGCACAACAAACGCCTGGGCGTCGAAGTCGCCTTCGAACAAGATCGGATCGACGGCCTCTAACAGGATCGAAAGAAGGTTCACCATAGCAGAAATCAGAGCTGCAACTAGAAACTTCGACGACACGTTGGTGATCGGAACAGGAGGTTTCGGGAAGGTGTACAAGGGTGAGATGGACGAGGGGATGACAGTGGCGATCAAAAGGGCCAACCCACAATCTGAGCAGGGACTGAAGGAATTCGAAACCGAGATCGAGATGCTCTCGAAGCTACGCCATCGGCACCTGGTTTCGATGATCGGATACTGTGATGAGCAGAATGAGATGATCTTGGTATACGAGTACATGGCCAATGGGACTCTCAGAAGCCACCTCTTCGGGAGTGACCTCCCACCACTCACCTGGAAGCAGCGGCTGCATGCGTGCATCGGAGCTGCGCGAGGACTTCACTATCTTCACACAGGAGCAGAGGGGGGTATAATCCACAGGGATGTCAAGACCACCAACATATTGCTGGATGAGAACTTCGTAGCGAAAATGGCAGACTTCGGGCTGTCCAAAGACGGTCCGGCATTCGATCATACGCACGTCAGTACTGCCGTGAAGGGAAGCTTCGGGTACCTCGATCCAGAGTACTTCCGGCGGCAGCAGTTGACGCAGAAATCAGACGTCTACTCCTTCGGTGTGGTGCTATTCGAAGTCCTCTGTGCCAGACCAGTCATAAATCCAAGCTTGCCAAGGGAGCAGATCAATCTGGCGGAGTGGGCACTGCATTGGCAGCGGCAGAAATCGCTGGAAAGAATCATGGATCCTCGCCTGGAAGGGAACTACTCATCAGAGTCACTGAAGAAGTTTGCGGATATCGCCGAGAAATGCCTTGCTGATGAGGGGAAGAACCGGCCGACGATGGGGGAGGTCTTGTGGCACCTCGAGAATGTGTTGCAGCTGCAGGAAGCTCATGTGCAGAAGGGAGATCTGAATTCATCGACGACAAGCCAGGCGAGATATGCTGCAGATGTATCGTTCAGCCTCCCGCGCATtgtcgagggagaagaggaagcttGCACAGAACCAGAAAGCATTGATGGGGTGGGATACCAAGAAAGCCAACGCTGA